The nucleotide sequence CTGGTGATCTCGGCCCGTCCGGTTGCGGGGGCGGGGATGGGAACGCTCAGGCTGGCGGATGGCGAAACGCTGCTGAACCGGCTGACTTCGTTTTCCGCGCCGAACACGGCGTCGACGCCCGACACAATCGCAACGCTGCCCTGATATTCGGCACGGTGGTTGGTGCCCGCCGCGTCGAAGGTCTGCGCCCTTTGGCGGGTCGGGTTCAGGTTTTCGCGGTCGGTGTCGGTATAGCCATAGGCGAAACGGTTGCGGAAACGTCCGTCGAACAGCGCGACGTTCAGCCCGGCATAGCCGACAAATTCCTCGTTCCGCGAATATTCGGGGGTGTCGCCGCTGAACCCGTCAATCTCCACCCGGCCATTTGAATAATAGCCACGCAGGTCTGCACTTACGCCGTTCACGATATCCAGCACCGCGCGACCGGTGACCGACTGGTTGCGATAGCCGTCCGCTTCGCCGCCGCCGAATTCGGGCGCGATGGCGGAAATGCCTTGGGTGGTGAAGGTCTGCGCCCCGATGCGCCAGCCAAGCGGGCCGGTGCGCCCGCCGATGGCGGCACGACCGCTGACGGTTTCGCGGCTGCCTGCTTCGATATCGAAGCTGCCTTCTAGGTCTGCCGTCGGAAGCGGCGTCACGACGTTGACGACGCCGCCGATCGCCTGGCTGCCCCACAGGATCGACTGGGGTCCGCGCAGCACCTCGATCCGGCTCGCATCGCCGGTCAGCAGGTTGGCGAAGTTATAGCCGCCGCCGGGCGACGACGGATCGTTGATCTTGACCCCGTCGATGACGACGACGGTCTGGTCGCTCTCAGCGCCGCGGATGCGAAGCTGGGTCGCGGTACCATAGCCACCGTTGCGCGTCAGGCTGATGCCGGGCGTGCGGACCAGAAGGTCGGCAACCGCCAGGTCCCCTGCGCGGTCGATGCGTTCCTTGTCGAGAACCGTTACCGATGCGGGCACGCGGTCGATGTCGGTCGGGCTCCGGTTGGCGGCGACGACGATGGCGCCCGTGCGCGTCGTGTCGCTGCCGTCGCCGGGTGTGGCCGCCGCGTCGGGCGACGGGGCCTGATCGGCCTGGGACTGGGCGAGCAAGGGCGCCGGTGCAAACAGGGCAACACCGGCAAGCAAATGGATCTTCTTCATTCTAACCCCACGTGACGTCGCCCCCAGGCGGCAACGCCACCCGAGGTCGATTTGCTTGTCGTTTCGCGGGTTGACCCCCGTCCGTCCGGCACACCCTGTCCGGTCGAAGAACGACTGCGACGGGCAGGTCTCCTGGCTCACGGGTCAATGCCGATTCGGAACCCGGCCGAGCATCGCTCTGCCGGGAACCCTCCGCGCCGCCTTCTCAGGACCGGAGTCCCAATGGCATGTGGCGTGGTGGCTCGCCGTTCACAGTTGCAGGGGCAGCCGGGGTCTTGAACCCCGTTCCCTTTGAATCCCCGACTAAGGGGAACCTGTCGCGGCTGCGCCCTTAATCCCGGACGGGCGCTTGCGTCAACGCAGCCTGTCGAGCGGGACGAGCAGCGGCGAAGCGCCGTCGCCGCGATAGGCGGTGATCCCATAAACCTCCGCCAGCAATTCGGGCGTCAGCACGGCGTTCGGTTCGCCATCGGCGACCAGCGCAGCATCGGCCATTACCAGCACCCGGTCGCAAAAACGCGCCGCGAGCGTCAGGTCGTGCAGCACCGCGAGGACAAGCCCACCGCCTTGCGCCTCTGCCCGCAGCAATTCCATGCCGTGGATCTGATGCGCGGGGTCAAGGCTGGCCAGCGGCTCGTCGGCCACCAGCGCCGGTGCCTCCACCGCCAGCGCGCGGGCGAGCAACACGCGCGCGCGCTCACCGCCCGACAATTCGGTCGCGGTGCGGTGGGCGAGATGAGCAACGTCGGCGCGCTCCATCGCCCGCTCGATCGCCAAGCGGTCAGCCTCATCGGGGCGGGACAGCGGGGCGAGGTGGGGCAGGCGGCCCAGCGCGACCAGCCGCTCGGCCGAGATCGGCCAGTGCAAGGTCTGCCCCTGTGGCAGATAGGCGATCTGTCGCGCGATGGTGGCGCGCGACAGGGCGGGGCGCGGGGTGCCGTCGATCGTCACCGCACCTGCATGCGGGATCAGACCCAGCAACGCGCGCACCCATGTCGACTTGCCCGCGCCGTTCGGTCCCAGCACGCCGATCAGCGTGCCGCCGTCCAGCCGGGCCGACACGTCGCGAACGACCGCGCGGCCGCCCAGCGTCACACTCACTCCCTGAGCAACGATGCTCACCACAAGCGGCGCTCCCGCATCAGATGGACCAGGAAGACCGGCACGCCCAGAAACGCCGTCACCACGCCCAGTTTCAGTTCGTTGGTCGACGGGATCAGCCGCACCGCGACATCGGCCAGCGTCAGTAGCGCGGCGCCCGCCAGCGCACTGGGCCACAGCACGGCCGAGGGGCTGCGGTCGGTCAGCGGGCGGATCAGATGCGGCACGATCAGCCCGACAAAACCGATCGCGCCCGACACCGCCACCGCGCCACCCACGCCGACAGCGATCCCGACCAGCAATCGCACCCGCGTCCGCCGCAGGTCGACGCCCAACGCCGCCGCGCCGTCCTCGCCCAGCGTCAGCGCGTCGAGGGCGCGGCCCTGTCCCGCCAGCAACACCATGCCCAGCGCAATGCACGGCGCGGCCAGCAGCACATGTTCGAACGAGCGATCCTCAAGACTGCCTAGCAGCCACGTCATGATCTCCATCGCGGCGAACGGATTGGGTGACAGGTTCAGCGCCAGGCTGATGCCCGCCCCCGCCAACGTCGCTACCGCGATGCCGGCCAGAATTAGCGTCAACGGGCTTTCGGAGCGACCGGCCAGCAGAAACAGGATGGTCAGCGTGGCCAATGCGCCGAGGATCGCCAACACCGGCAGCGCCGCCGGGTGCCACGCCGCGAGCCCGAAATAGAGCGCGACAACCGCGCCCAGCGCGGCGCCGTTGGACGCACCCAACACCGCCGGTTCGGCCAGCGGGTTGCGAAGATAACCCTGCAATGCCGCGCCGCTCAGGCCCAGCATCGCACCGACGAGCAGGCCCAGCATCGCCCGCGGCAGGCGCAGTTCGATCAGGATCGCGCGTTCGACCGGGTCGCCAAGGCCGCCAAGCGCCGCCAGCACACGGGCAGGCGCGATTGACGTGGTGCCAACGCCCACGCCCAGCACGGCCGCAACCAGCATGGCAAGGATGAGAGCGGGCCAGAGCCAGCGGCGGGTCACGTGCAATCAACCTCAATGGTCGCGTCTGTTGATTCGCGCCTAGCGCGGATGGCGGCGCCAAGGCAAAGGACGATCATGCGCCGCCTGTTTGCCCTGCCGCTGATCGCTGCCCTGTTAGGAGGCGCAGGACCCGTTCCGCCACAGCGGCCGAGACGGATCGTGTCGCTCAATCTGTGTGCCGACCAATATCTGCTGGCGCTGGCCGATCCGGGGCAGATCGTTGCGCTGACGCAGTTCGCGCGCGATCCCGAAATGTCGGCAGCGGCGGGAAAGGCGCGCGCCTTTCACTCGACGCGCGGTTCGGCGGAGGAGGTGCTCGCGCTGCGGCCCGACCTGATCCTCGCCACGCCGGGCCGCCGTCGGGAAACGATGGCGCGCCTGCAGGGGCGCGACATTGCGACCCTCGATGTCAGTTTCGCCAATAACTACGCCGACATCGTCGCTCAGATCCGAAGCGTCGCCGCCGCCGTCGGCCACCCGGCGCGGGGGGAGGCGCTGATCGTGCATATGGACCGGCAGCTCGCTTCCATCCCCGCCACCGCCGGGCGCGGCGCGGTTGCGGCCTATTACCAGCGGCGGGGGTTTCTGACGGGGACTGGCACCCTGATCGACGACCTGATGCAACGCGTCGGCCTTCGCAACCTGGCGGCGAAACTGGGCAAGCCTGCGCTGGCGCGAGTGGGCCTTGAGGAAATGGCCATGGCGCGGCCCGACTATCTGATCGTCGAGACCGCCACCGATCAAGTGCAGGACCAAGGGACTGAAATGCTCCACCACCCGGTACTGGCGCCGATCCCCCGCCTGCGCCTGCCCCAAGCCTGGACCGTGTGCGGCGGCCCCGCTTATGTGGAGGCCGCACGCGCGCTGGCATCGCAGCTTGGCGGAAAACGAAAATAGCGGTTCAGGGTCGTTCGAAGGCTAATTTAACTTAGAGTCCGTTTCAGAACTCACGTCGAACGAGCGATGCGCCTGACGAGCACCATTGCGGCGGCAGCGTAGACGAAGGCAGTGGCAGAGCCGATGGTGGCTTCGAAGTCCTTAACCAGTCGCGATTGCGACCGAGCCGAGCGAAGGTCCGCTCCACAACCCGGCGGCGCAGGGGGACGGTAAAGCCGACCTCCCCGGCGATCTTGCGCGCGATCTTGATGTCGATCGAAGTAGCGTCCTTGACCCGCGCGGCGCTGTAGGCGCTGCGCCAGCACGTCAGGCGGCAGAAAGCCGGATATCTAACCTCGATTTCGCGCGATTGGCGCTTGCTGTTGTCGGACCAAGTATTCGCGCCAAGCTGACCGATAGCTTGCAACGGTTCACTCGTGAGGCGTGAGCCTATTACGATTTGGGGGATCTGGCGGGATCCCGCAGTCGTAACGCGAGTAGCCCGCCGACAGAGCATGACCAAGCGCGCCGCTCGCCGCCGCCGCTGCGATGATGTCTGTCAGCTCAGCCACCTGCCAGCATCCGCTCCGCGGTAATGCGCCGACACTCTTCCGCCATGCGCCCTGCGGCCGCTGCATCCACGCGCGCCAGATCCACGGTCGCCATCGCGACGCCCAGATGGTCGTAGGCGTGGTAGAACTGCTGCGCCTTCATCTTGGCGCCCTGAGCCTTGCCGACAGCGGCTAGCCCCATCGCGCCTGCCAGCACGGCATGGCGAACAACCGCCACCAGTCGTTCTGACCGAAAATGTAGGAAGCATGGAACGCCAGTACCGCTACCGCCATCCAGAAGCCGAACGAGAGGAAGATTTCGGGAGGGCGCATGTGACCACGCATCAGTGCCGTCGCACCGGATGCAGACCAGGTCAGATTGTAGAGCGCCAGCCCGGCCGCGAGCACGCGCAGGGCGATGACTAGTATGCCCAATGGCCGTCGTCGCGCGACCGCCTGGGCCGCGACGCTGGTGTTGGATAGGGTTAATGCTAGACTGGTGTTGCCCATCGCGTTTTCCTTTACACCGCTTCCGGACCGGCCATTTTCGCCACAGAGCAGGAGGCGTTTAGGCCGGGCTGGTCTGATCGGTTGAAAGAGGAGCTTTCACCGATGCCGAGCATCTTGCTGAATTGGCGGTTCGGCGCGCCGCCGACGCAACCTCCTCACATCCTGCGCGTGACCGGTGGCTACGATCCCGATCGTCACGCCTTTTGAACGCGAATGTGGATAGTCAGCTTCGGCTGCGAAACTTGGAAGGAGTGCCGATTTCGCCCGCGGGTGATCGGGGCTACCCGCGCTAGTAGCGAGATACCGGCGGAGTGTACGTGATGAACGAGCGTCTAGTCGTAGCGTATCTGCTGCTCGCAGCGTTGGTCGCGGCTGCCGGCTACCTGCTGTTGCGCTGGCGCCGTTATGCGGCTTGCGAGCGGCGTCGCCTTGGCGGGCGAGAGCGGCACAAGCATTGATCACTGCTTGGCGGCCCGCCGGCACTAGGCGGACCGCCATAACAGCTATGCCAATGGCCCTCCGAGCACAACTGCCGGCCCGCGCTGACCTGTCGCGTCAAGGGGAGCTACCGTGACGTCATTTTCCCCTGCGAATACGCGAACGGTCCCGGTATTGCCAAGGGTGAGCTGCGACCAGCTTCCGACGCCGCGTCGGACCTGCAGCTCGGTGGTGCCCGGCCAGCTGCTCACGATATGAACTGTTGCGGCATTCAATCCCGTCAGCGGAACACCAGCGACATAGGCGCCGAGGTATGGTGTCGCCCGCGCTTCGGAGACGCGCGCGCTAACTTCGAAAGGCACCAGCGCGTCGTCGATCCAGAGCGTCAACCGATTGGTTCGGCCATTCGGTACGATCCGGCTATCGAGGGAAGCGGACCATACAGGGAAGCCTTCTGGGTGGTCGGCGATGTAGCTTGCTGAAACGTAAGGTTCGGGATCCCAGCTTGGTCCGGTGTGTGGCTGGCGTGCGATAGATGTCACCATGCCCCCTTGAGTTAGGTCGCGCAGTTCGGCGATATCGAGCGGCCGAAAATCGCCTGCCAGCGAATAGTGCTCATTGTATGTCGAGCACCAATAGCCCCACTCCCCGCGATCACCATATTGCACCCGTAGCGGATCGTGCCCGGTGATGTGGATCAGCATGCTGGGGTAACCGAGTGTCGCTAACAGGAGGGTGGCAATGTCGTGCTGCCACGAGCACCAGACGCTGCGCACCTTCGACAACTCTCGATATTTGTAGTGCGCTTGAGCACCACCCTCGGCGACCTGCACCATGGCACCGTCCTGAGCTCGGCTACCATCTGCTTGTAGTGTGCCGAGCAGAACGTTGAGCATGGCTGCGGCGTCGTGATTGAATGTCGCCCAATATTCGGTGTCGGCCTGCTGCTTCTCTGCCGTAAGCCATGCCTGCACGGTCGCCCACGTCTCGCCAACTGGCAGCGCTGCGGTTCC is from Sphingomonas sp. IW22 and encodes:
- a CDS encoding ABC transporter ATP-binding protein — its product is MVSIVAQGVSVTLGGRAVVRDVSARLDGGTLIGVLGPNGAGKSTWVRALLGLIPHAGAVTIDGTPRPALSRATIARQIAYLPQGQTLHWPISAERLVALGRLPHLAPLSRPDEADRLAIERAMERADVAHLAHRTATELSGGERARVLLARALAVEAPALVADEPLASLDPAHQIHGMELLRAEAQGGGLVLAVLHDLTLAARFCDRVLVMADAALVADGEPNAVLTPELLAEVYGITAYRGDGASPLLVPLDRLR
- a CDS encoding ABC transporter substrate-binding protein, whose translation is MRRLFALPLIAALLGGAGPVPPQRPRRIVSLNLCADQYLLALADPGQIVALTQFARDPEMSAAAGKARAFHSTRGSAEEVLALRPDLILATPGRRRETMARLQGRDIATLDVSFANNYADIVAQIRSVAAAVGHPARGEALIVHMDRQLASIPATAGRGAVAAYYQRRGFLTGTGTLIDDLMQRVGLRNLAAKLGKPALARVGLEEMAMARPDYLIVETATDQVQDQGTEMLHHPVLAPIPRLRLPQAWTVCGGPAYVEAARALASQLGGKRK
- a CDS encoding TonB-dependent receptor plug domain-containing protein, with protein sequence MKKIHLLAGVALFAPAPLLAQSQADQAPSPDAAATPGDGSDTTRTGAIVVAANRSPTDIDRVPASVTVLDKERIDRAGDLAVADLLVRTPGISLTRNGGYGTATQLRIRGAESDQTVVVIDGVKINDPSSPGGGYNFANLLTGDASRIEVLRGPQSILWGSQAIGGVVNVVTPLPTADLEGSFDIEAGSRETVSGRAAIGGRTGPLGWRIGAQTFTTQGISAIAPEFGGGEADGYRNQSVTGRAVLDIVNGVSADLRGYYSNGRVEIDGFSGDTPEYSRNEEFVGYAGLNVALFDGRFRNRFAYGYTDTDRENLNPTRQRAQTFDAAGTNHRAEYQGSVAIVSGVDAVFGAENEVSRFSSVSPSASLSVPIPAPATGRAEITSFYGQLNVSPVAGLTLTGGVRNDDHNRYGSKTLFAAGGVWALPTGTVLRASYSEGFKAPTLYQLFSEYGNDALRPEQANGWEAGAEQRFLEGAVALGATYFERRSTDLIIYAGCTSTTTDPRCFVPGSTTERRFGYYDNVSRAFANGIEASGRVAIGDRLTVDGNYSWVTSEDRSTGSANFGKQLARRPRHSWNAAANYSFPGGPSFGAAVRWSGEAFDNASHSVRFAPYTLVDLRAEAPVSDEVSVFVRGENIFDERYETVYRYGTLGRSIYAGLRGRF
- a CDS encoding FecCD family ABC transporter permease: MLVAAVLGVGVGTTSIAPARVLAALGGLGDPVERAILIELRLPRAMLGLLVGAMLGLSGAALQGYLRNPLAEPAVLGASNGAALGAVVALYFGLAAWHPAALPVLAILGALATLTILFLLAGRSESPLTLILAGIAVATLAGAGISLALNLSPNPFAAMEIMTWLLGSLEDRSFEHVLLAAPCIALGMVLLAGQGRALDALTLGEDGAAALGVDLRRTRVRLLVGIAVGVGGAVAVSGAIGFVGLIVPHLIRPLTDRSPSAVLWPSALAGAALLTLADVAVRLIPSTNELKLGVVTAFLGVPVFLVHLMRERRLW